The Dermacentor albipictus isolate Rhodes 1998 colony chromosome 2, USDA_Dalb.pri_finalv2, whole genome shotgun sequence genome has a segment encoding these proteins:
- the LOC135918267 gene encoding uncharacterized protein gives MNTTRSVVSDDDLLQMTEAELLEGFNEQNVVNVKRIKMRRDGKEIATKHLILIFISTVMPESIESGYINLRVRPYVPNPLRCFKCQRFGHSSQSCRGRQTGAKCSAHEHTSEACGNALHCVNCDREHATYSRSCPSWKKEKEIVTIEVKENTSFKEARRRVTYLPKKTFADVTCQGAASQRPPAPVGPTSIESAVTPSAPTVVAASAAPPTEQKGPSTPKMGAAEAAPTSPAPCSAGNGRRSQIPQGAPSTSWLVGAGVLTSEAGSFLVTSRSQEHVFGVAQEAMDTTPFLKAHQEPKRQRVSLERSKKGHISVTGPGKSSVN, from the coding sequence atgaacactacacgcagcgttgtctcagatgatgacctccTTCAGATGacggaggcagagctcctagagggcttcaatgagcaaaatgttgttaatgtgaaaagaataaagatgaggcgcgatggtaaagaaattgcgaccaaacacctaattctcatcTTCATCTCAACTGTGATGCCCGAATCAATCGAGTCCGGGTACATAAatctccgtgtcaggccttacgtgcccaatccactccgatgtttcaaatgccagcgcttcggtcacagttcgcagagctgccggggccgccaaacaggtgcgaaatgcagtgcccacgaacacacTAGTGAAGCTTGTGgaaacgctctccactgtgtaaactgtgatagGGAGCACGCcacgtactcgcggtcgtgcccatcctggaaaaaagaaaaggaaattgttacaatcgAAGTCAAGGAAAACACAAgcttcaaggaggcacgcaggcgggttacatacctgcccaagaaaacctttgccgacgTGAcgtgtcagggggcagcgtcacaacggcctccggcacCTGTCGGACCCACAAGCattgagtcggcagttacgccatctgcccccacggtggttgcagctagcgctgctccgccaaccgagcagaagggaccttcgACCCCGAAgatgggcgcagccgaggctgccccaacctccccggccccttgcagcgctggcaatggccggcgcagccaaatccctcagggagccccatcgacctcctgGCTGGTGGGAGCAGGGGTCTTGACTTCCGAGGCGGGATCTttcctggtaacttctcgctcgcaagagcacgtgttcGGCgtcgcacaagaggcaatggacactacacctttcctcaaggcgcaccaagagCCAAAGCGGCAGCGAGTTTCtctcgaacgctccaaaaaggGCCACATCTCCGTTACAGGGCCTGGAAAGAGCTCTGTAAactaa